The nucleotide window CCTCTTGGTACAAGAGGTTTTATATTCCTGTGGTCTTGATGGCGTTTATTATCAAAAAATCATTCTGTCCGAAATTAGCGCTTGATATCCATCTCCGGCAGGTGTTAATAAAATCCATTTAAAAGAACTTTAATCCGACAAATATAACAGAAATCGGGGCAAATGGCAAGTCTGTATGACCATCGGGATCTGTCACGCAGGCTGGTGGCGGGTATACGCCCTCACAAAAAACAGGCGGACATCTGCATCCAGAGGGTGTATATACGCCAAAGTGAGGGGTTGATCCCGACAATGAGCTGATTTACCTTTAACAAATGAAACACATATCAATCCTGGTTCCGAGAGGAGCCGTGCTGGGCAGTATTGAAGGACCCCGTCAGGTGTTTACCGAGGTAAACAAGATGCTTAAAAACATCGGGGACGCTTCCTTATTTAAGATACAACTGGTAGGGCTTAGCCCGGAAGTGCCGGCATGCGGAGGTACGTATACTGTTTTTGCAGATGCCACCATCAAGGAGATCCCCAAAACAGATCTCATTATTATTCCGGCACTGGATGGTGATATGAACAAGTTGCTGGAACAAAACAAAGACTTTATTCCCTGGATCATACATCAGTATAAGGCGGGTGCCGAAGTTGCCAGCCTCTGCGTTGGTGCTTTCCTGTTAGCCTCCACGGGTCTGGTAACCGGGCGTAAATGCGCTACTCACTGGATGGCGGCCAACGATTTCCGGAGAATGTTTCCGCAGGTAAACCTGGTGGAGGACCGAATCATCACCGATGAATTTGGTATCTACTCCAGCGGTGGTGCGTTTTCCTATCTCAATCTTATCCTTTACCTGATTGAGAAATACTGCAGCAGACAGATCGCTGTTTTCTGTGCCAAAGCGTTCCAGATAGACATTCAGCGCGACAGCCAGTCGCCCTTCACTGTTTTCAGAGGCCAGAAAGACCATGAAGATGAACCTATCCTTAAAGCACAGGAATTCATTGAACAGAATTA belongs to Chitinophaga sp. HK235 and includes:
- a CDS encoding GlxA family transcriptional regulator is translated as MKHISILVPRGAVLGSIEGPRQVFTEVNKMLKNIGDASLFKIQLVGLSPEVPACGGTYTVFADATIKEIPKTDLIIIPALDGDMNKLLEQNKDFIPWIIHQYKAGAEVASLCVGAFLLASTGLVTGRKCATHWMAANDFRRMFPQVNLVEDRIITDEFGIYSSGGAFSYLNLILYLIEKYCSRQIAVFCAKAFQIDIQRDSQSPFTVFRGQKDHEDEPILKAQEFIEQNYTEKITVDQLACMFTLGRRNLERRFKKATSNTVVEYIQRVKIEAAKMSLESSRENVNEVMYNVGYTDPKAFRITFRKITGMSPIQYRNKYNKETELEL